The following are from one region of the Phormidium sp. PBR-2020 genome:
- a CDS encoding calcium/sodium antiporter: MASVEFNLRLVAILVYFSVILKSGDPLNFKMLDLLTWLGIFAVSLFVLIKASDWFIDSSEVLGVFLRLSPFIIGVAIVSVGTSLPELMSSITAVQEGSSEIVFGNVIGSNVANIFLITGVAAVVAGKMELKYDLTSVDLPLFVGSSFLLALMLFTGKYSVGEAILCLLAYGVYLIYTLTTSEGEIGGIPISDAPVEAKSEVTVAVGALESPGPDNSTPTPLGTNPTTEAATTGDDSVQDSNADSTPETGERQAFPWKALSLLVVSVVFIYFGAKYTVESVVALSELLNIGKEIIAVSALALGTSLPELSVSLVCVKRGSYDVAVGNVLGSNIFNSLVVMAIPRFFGALIIPKTTLIEGLLEMLCGTILMFFVVQDKQITRWEGYLFIIFYAWFIAQIFELV, from the coding sequence ATGGCGAGCGTCGAGTTTAATTTACGGCTCGTCGCCATTTTGGTGTATTTTAGCGTTATATTAAAGTCTGGAGACCCTTTAAATTTTAAGATGTTAGATTTACTCACTTGGTTAGGTATATTTGCGGTGAGTTTGTTTGTGCTAATTAAAGCATCAGACTGGTTTATTGACTCATCGGAAGTCTTGGGAGTTTTCCTGAGACTTTCCCCATTTATTATTGGTGTTGCTATTGTTTCTGTGGGGACATCCCTACCGGAATTGATGTCTTCCATCACAGCGGTACAGGAGGGATCATCGGAAATCGTCTTCGGGAACGTCATTGGCTCCAACGTTGCCAATATCTTTCTCATCACTGGAGTTGCAGCGGTGGTCGCTGGAAAAATGGAGCTTAAATATGATTTAACCAGTGTCGATTTGCCGCTGTTTGTTGGCTCATCTTTCCTGCTAGCATTGATGCTCTTCACGGGGAAATACTCAGTAGGAGAAGCGATTTTATGTTTGCTAGCCTATGGGGTCTATTTAATCTACACCCTCACGACCTCCGAAGGTGAGATTGGCGGTATCCCCATCTCAGATGCTCCCGTTGAAGCCAAATCAGAGGTAACGGTGGCCGTTGGCGCTCTCGAATCCCCTGGCCCTGACAACAGCACCCCCACCCCCCTAGGGACTAATCCAACGACTGAAGCGGCCACGACCGGAGATGACAGCGTTCAGGACTCCAATGCCGACTCGACGCCAGAGACGGGTGAGCGGCAAGCCTTTCCTTGGAAAGCTCTGTCGCTCTTAGTCGTCAGCGTGGTTTTCATCTATTTTGGTGCTAAATATACCGTTGAGTCCGTGGTGGCGCTCTCGGAATTACTCAATATTGGCAAGGAAATCATCGCCGTCAGTGCCTTAGCCCTAGGAACCTCTTTACCTGAACTGAGTGTGAGTCTCGTCTGTGTCAAACGGGGCAGTTATGACGTGGCTGTGGGCAATGTCCTCGGCTCTAATATCTTTAACTCCCTAGTCGTCATGGCGATTCCCCGCTTTTTCGGTGCCTTGATTATTCCCAAGACTACCTTGATTGAGGGTCTCCTAGAGATGCTCTGCGGTACAATCTTAATGTTCTTCGTGGTGCAAGATAAACAGATTACCCGCTGGGAAGGCTATCTCTTTATCATCTTTTACGCCTGGTTTATTGCCCAAATCTTTGAGTTAGTCTAG
- a CDS encoding winged helix-turn-helix domain-containing protein: MQQPIPQEVTKHVAEYFSILSEPMRLKILNLLRDEERCVQELVEATKTSQANVSKHLKVMLQAGILSRRTEGTSAYYCVEDELTFELCHLVCDRLAARIEQQAQHFRAFSVSNKPRNHSSTGESEAEASS, encoded by the coding sequence GTGCAGCAGCCTATACCCCAGGAAGTTACCAAACACGTCGCTGAGTATTTCAGTATTCTCAGCGAACCCATGCGTCTGAAAATTCTCAACCTGCTTCGTGATGAAGAGCGATGTGTACAAGAATTGGTTGAGGCTACTAAAACCAGTCAGGCCAATGTCTCTAAGCATTTGAAGGTGATGCTACAAGCGGGTATCCTCAGTCGTCGCACTGAAGGAACCTCAGCCTATTATTGCGTTGAGGATGAATTGACCTTTGAGTTATGTCATCTGGTCTGCGATCGCCTCGCGGCCCGCATTGAGCAGCAAGCCCAACACTTTCGAGCCTTTAGTGTCTCTAACAAACCACGCAACCACTCCTCAACGGGTGAGTCGGAAGCGGAGGCCTCTTCCTGA
- the accB gene encoding acetyl-CoA carboxylase biotin carboxyl carrier protein: MQLDFNQLRELIAALEGTDISEFTLKNEDLELTIRKGSGVVSAAPGVMAIPQPVAAPDGGPAEVPTPASSPTPPPSAAAKWVEIVSPMVGTFYRAPAPDEPPFVDVGDRISNQQTVCIIEAMKLMNEVESEVTGEVIEILVENGEPVEYNQPLMRVLPA; the protein is encoded by the coding sequence GTGCAATTGGACTTTAACCAACTTCGCGAACTCATCGCGGCTTTAGAGGGAACCGATATTTCGGAGTTCACCCTAAAAAACGAAGATTTAGAATTAACGATTCGCAAGGGATCTGGGGTGGTGTCGGCTGCACCGGGAGTCATGGCGATTCCTCAGCCAGTTGCGGCCCCTGATGGGGGTCCGGCTGAAGTTCCGACCCCCGCCTCCTCTCCAACGCCGCCTCCCTCGGCAGCCGCTAAATGGGTCGAAATTGTCTCGCCGATGGTGGGAACCTTCTACCGGGCCCCGGCTCCCGATGAGCCGCCCTTTGTGGATGTGGGCGATCGCATCTCCAATCAGCAAACGGTCTGTATCATCGAGGCCATGAAGCTTATGAATGAGGTGGAGTCAGAAGTCACCGGTGAGGTGATCGAGATTTTAGTGGAAAATGGTGAACCTGTTGAGTACAATCAGCCCTTAATGCGGGTCCTACCGGCATAA
- the efp gene encoding elongation factor P has translation MLSSNDFRTGSTIELDGAVWRVVEFLHVKPGKGSAFVRTKLKNAQTGSVVERTFRAGETVPQAILDKRTMQHTYREGEAFVLMDMETYEEVRLIPDQIGDGAKYLAEGMDVNVIYWNDQVVEVELPNSVVLEVTETDPGVKGDTATGGTKPATVSTGAQVMVPLFISIGERIKIDTRNDSYLGRE, from the coding sequence ATGCTCTCCTCAAACGATTTTAGAACAGGCTCCACCATTGAACTTGACGGTGCAGTCTGGCGTGTGGTGGAATTTCTGCACGTAAAGCCCGGTAAAGGGTCTGCCTTTGTCCGAACCAAGCTCAAAAATGCCCAAACAGGAAGTGTCGTTGAGCGCACCTTCCGCGCCGGGGAGACCGTTCCCCAGGCCATTCTCGATAAACGGACCATGCAACATACCTACCGAGAAGGTGAGGCCTTTGTCCTGATGGACATGGAGACCTACGAGGAAGTTCGCCTCATTCCCGACCAGATTGGCGATGGCGCCAAATATCTGGCGGAGGGAATGGATGTAAACGTCATTTACTGGAATGACCAGGTGGTTGAGGTGGAACTCCCCAATTCCGTGGTCTTAGAAGTGACCGAGACCGATCCTGGGGTCAAAGGAGATACCGCAACGGGGGGAACTAAACCCGCGACGGTCTCGACAGGCGCTCAAGTGATGGTTCCTCTGTTTATCTCCATTGGTGAACGGATTAAAATTGACACCCGCAACGATAGCTATCTGGGGCGGGAATAG
- a CDS encoding TIGR02450 family Trp-rich protein: MAKKKQKLPHLVGSKWTAMQKTWGWRHFQVVSRKNEGGFVFAELMASCDSQVRFWLNAKMLKNRNQWQPGWKSLQEQMELEIPEDIEVLDDF; encoded by the coding sequence GTGGCCAAGAAGAAACAGAAATTACCCCATCTAGTGGGGTCAAAATGGACGGCCATGCAAAAAACCTGGGGCTGGCGACATTTCCAGGTCGTCAGTCGCAAAAACGAGGGAGGCTTCGTCTTCGCCGAACTCATGGCCTCATGCGATTCCCAAGTGCGCTTCTGGCTCAACGCCAAGATGCTCAAAAACCGCAACCAATGGCAACCCGGCTGGAAATCCCTCCAAGAACAGATGGAGTTAGAGATTCCCGAAGACATAGAAGTCCTCGACGACTTTTAG
- a CDS encoding rhomboid family intramembrane serine protease: MSQESSSKALARELKGHILILGSCIALMWAVHLINQFLFAGSLNNFGVYPRNPNSLRGIVFMPFLHGNFAHILSNTASFLVLGWLVLIRGRRHFIWVSAIATLVSGLGIWFFGSAGIHIGASGVIFGYLGFLLLYGLFERSLPSIALSLLVMFFYGSLIWGIFPGDPRISWEGHLFGFIGGVLAAKFLSGK, translated from the coding sequence ATGAGTCAAGAGAGTAGCAGTAAGGCACTGGCCCGAGAACTCAAAGGCCACATTCTCATTCTCGGCAGTTGTATTGCCCTCATGTGGGCGGTTCACCTCATCAATCAGTTTCTCTTTGCCGGTTCCCTTAACAATTTCGGCGTTTATCCCCGCAACCCCAACAGTCTGCGGGGAATTGTGTTTATGCCCTTCCTCCACGGCAATTTCGCTCATATTCTCTCGAATACCGCCTCATTTTTGGTGTTGGGTTGGCTGGTCTTAATTCGGGGCCGGCGTCATTTCATCTGGGTCAGTGCCATTGCCACCCTCGTCAGTGGACTCGGAATCTGGTTTTTTGGCTCCGCTGGCATTCACATCGGCGCTAGCGGGGTTATCTTTGGCTATCTCGGCTTCCTCCTTCTCTATGGCTTATTTGAACGTAGCCTCCCCTCCATTGCCCTCTCCCTGCTGGTGATGTTTTTCTATGGCAGCCTCATCTGGGGCATCTTCCCCGGAGATCCGAGAATTTCTTGGGAAGGCCATCTATTCGGCTTTATCGGCGGCGTACTGGCGGCTAAATTCTTATCCGGCAAGTGA
- a CDS encoding NifU family protein yields the protein METLALTKENVEKVLDELRPYLMADGGNVELMEIEGPIVQLRLQGACGSCPSSAMTLKMGIERRLREYIPEIAEVEQVM from the coding sequence ATGGAAACCCTGGCACTCACAAAAGAGAACGTCGAAAAAGTGTTAGACGAACTGCGTCCCTACCTGATGGCAGATGGGGGCAATGTCGAACTCATGGAGATTGAAGGCCCCATTGTGCAATTGCGTCTACAAGGGGCTTGTGGCTCTTGTCCCAGTTCTGCCATGACCCTGAAAATGGGCATCGAACGTCGCTTACGGGAATATATCCCTGAAATTGCCGAAGTCGAACAGGTGATGTAG
- a CDS encoding glycoside hydrolase, producing MSHPLYVAFVWHQHQPLYKSRAASTPDCEQYRLPWVRLHGTKDYLDLVLLLEQFPKLHQTVNLVPSLILQLEDYISGKALDPYLKLLLTPLDQLTRENKQFILERFFDANHHTLVDPHPRYRELYGQRQEQGMAWCLEHWQPRDFGDLLAWHNLAWIDPLFWDDPEIATWLKQGQDFTLADRQRIFSKQKQILSRIVPQHRQMQEAGQLEVMTTPYTHPILPLLADTNAGRVAVPQMELPQQRFQWPEDIPRHLHKAWRFYCDRFGQEPRGLWPSEQSVSPAILPHIARQGFQWICSDEAVLGWTKQHFFHRDGTGNVFEPELLYRPYRLKTDAGDVAIVFRDHRLSDLIGFTYGSMNPREAAGDLVGHLEAISRSLTRNQEGTSLEKPWLVTIALDGENCWEYYQQDGKPFLEALYRTLSKQTDIKLVTVSEFLDRFPPTETLPSDKLHSGSWVDGSFTTWIGDPVKNQAWDLLTEARQVLANHPEATEEANPEAWEALYAAEGSDWFWWFGEGHSSDQDAMFDRLFREHLGALYSALGEPIPERVKQPLEVHERKGDMRPQSFIHPVIDGVGDEQDWDHAGRIDVGGSRGTMHRATPVQRLWYGLDHLNFYLRLDFTRGLEPGEACPPELHLFWYYPHQTMHTSPVPLRDLPNQPPLNYRFATHLTVNLLSETFRMRQAAADDGWAARNSRVKVAINECLELAVPWADLPTEPDWNLHLIPVLAEQGSFRELVVGEGFIPMTMP from the coding sequence ATGTCACACCCCCTTTATGTCGCCTTTGTCTGGCATCAGCACCAACCGCTCTATAAAAGCCGTGCCGCTAGTACCCCGGACTGTGAACAATATCGGCTCCCCTGGGTGCGGTTGCATGGAACCAAAGACTATCTGGATTTGGTCTTACTCCTGGAGCAATTTCCCAAACTTCACCAAACGGTGAATCTCGTCCCCTCGCTGATTTTACAGCTTGAGGATTATATTTCTGGCAAAGCCCTTGACCCGTACCTCAAGCTATTACTGACCCCTCTGGACCAACTCACCCGTGAGAACAAGCAATTTATCCTAGAACGGTTCTTCGATGCCAATCACCATACCCTCGTCGATCCTCATCCTCGCTATCGAGAACTCTATGGCCAGCGACAGGAACAGGGGATGGCCTGGTGTTTAGAGCATTGGCAACCCCGAGATTTCGGCGATTTGCTGGCCTGGCATAACTTGGCTTGGATTGACCCCCTCTTTTGGGATGATCCCGAGATTGCCACCTGGTTAAAGCAAGGACAGGACTTTACTCTCGCCGATCGCCAACGTATTTTTTCTAAACAAAAACAGATTCTCAGCCGCATTGTCCCCCAACATCGCCAGATGCAGGAGGCGGGGCAGTTGGAGGTGATGACCACGCCCTACACTCACCCCATTTTGCCCCTCTTGGCGGATACGAATGCTGGCCGGGTGGCGGTTCCCCAGATGGAACTTCCCCAACAGCGATTCCAATGGCCCGAGGATATCCCCCGCCACCTTCATAAGGCCTGGAGATTCTACTGCGATCGCTTTGGCCAGGAACCCCGTGGTCTCTGGCCCTCGGAACAGTCGGTGAGTCCGGCGATTTTGCCCCATATTGCTCGCCAAGGCTTTCAATGGATTTGTTCCGATGAGGCGGTGTTGGGTTGGACGAAACAACATTTCTTCCACCGAGATGGAACGGGGAATGTCTTTGAACCGGAACTTCTCTATCGTCCCTATCGCCTGAAAACCGACGCGGGAGATGTGGCGATTGTGTTCCGAGATCACCGTCTCTCGGATTTGATTGGCTTTACCTACGGTTCTATGAATCCCCGTGAGGCCGCTGGGGACTTGGTGGGACATTTGGAGGCCATTTCGCGATCGCTCACTCGTAATCAGGAGGGCACCAGTTTAGAGAAACCCTGGCTTGTCACCATTGCCCTCGATGGTGAGAACTGCTGGGAATACTATCAACAGGATGGAAAACCCTTCTTGGAAGCCCTCTATCGAACCCTAAGTAAACAGACGGACATCAAACTGGTGACCGTCTCGGAATTTCTCGATCGTTTCCCCCCCACGGAAACCCTCCCCAGTGACAAACTCCATAGCGGGTCTTGGGTGGATGGGAGTTTCACCACCTGGATTGGTGACCCCGTTAAGAACCAGGCCTGGGACCTGCTCACCGAGGCCCGTCAGGTGCTGGCCAATCACCCTGAGGCGACGGAAGAGGCCAATCCTGAAGCCTGGGAGGCACTCTATGCAGCGGAAGGCTCGGATTGGTTCTGGTGGTTCGGGGAAGGCCATTCTTCGGACCAAGATGCGATGTTCGATCGCCTCTTCCGGGAACATCTCGGGGCTTTGTACAGTGCCTTAGGGGAACCCATCCCGGAACGAGTGAAACAGCCTTTAGAGGTTCATGAACGCAAGGGCGATATGCGTCCTCAAAGCTTCATTCATCCGGTGATTGATGGGGTGGGAGATGAGCAAGATTGGGATCATGCTGGACGCATTGATGTGGGTGGCTCCCGAGGCACGATGCACCGGGCGACGCCAGTGCAACGGTTATGGTACGGCTTAGACCACCTAAATTTCTATCTCAGATTGGATTTCACAAGGGGACTGGAACCGGGAGAGGCTTGTCCCCCGGAACTGCATTTGTTCTGGTACTACCCTCACCAGACGATGCACACTAGCCCCGTTCCCTTGCGAGATCTCCCCAATCAGCCCCCGCTCAATTACCGCTTTGCCACTCATCTGACGGTGAATCTCCTCAGTGAAACCTTCCGAATGCGGCAGGCGGCGGCGGATGATGGCTGGGCGGCCCGCAATAGTCGGGTTAAGGTGGCGATTAATGAATGTTTGGAGTTGGCGGTTCCCTGGGCGGATTTGCCGACGGAACCGGATTGGAATTTACATTTAATTCCGGTTTTGGCCGAGCAGGGCAGCTTCCGGGAGTTGGTCGTGGGTGAGGGATTTATTCCCATGACGATGCCCTAG
- a CDS encoding sodium:glutamate symporter, which yields MPLVLATSPGFQLSDAFFAFVLAAILLLFGRLIRQKLRILRQLYIPSSIVAGFLALLLGPQVLGQFMGPDSPLAEGVFSANIRQVWQQSPGVFINVVFATLFLGEILPAPRDIWRKASPQVAFGQTLAWGQYVVGLLLGLLVLTPVFGLSPIAGTLIEIGFEGGHGTAAGMAETLTELGFPEGGDLALGLATIGIVSGIVSGILLANWGRRKGLIRSARLEPDTGSEVYGVTPEHPDMVAARERLTSDLLVDPISINLGFVGLAVAAGWLILEVLKAFERLTWGGEDGLTVLGYIPLFPMALVGGILVQLLLRRLRLEALVMRSLMERIGGVALDITIITALASISLTALGENLVPFALLALLGITWNVLAFMYLAPRMLPDFWFERGIGDVGQSMGVTATGILLLRMVDPQNRSGGFESFAYKQLFFEPIVGGGLFTAAAPVLVVQLGAVGTLLLTGALLLFWLAFGLLVTGRRRRRSLPET from the coding sequence ATGCCTTTAGTTCTTGCGACCAGTCCTGGCTTTCAATTGAGTGATGCCTTCTTTGCCTTCGTTCTGGCGGCGATTTTGCTATTGTTCGGGCGCTTGATTCGCCAAAAGTTACGGATTCTGCGTCAACTCTATATTCCCAGTTCCATTGTGGCGGGTTTTTTGGCACTGCTCCTAGGACCCCAGGTGTTAGGACAGTTCATGGGACCAGACTCTCCATTAGCAGAGGGAGTCTTCAGTGCCAATATCCGCCAGGTTTGGCAGCAATCGCCGGGGGTGTTTATTAATGTGGTCTTTGCAACGCTGTTTTTAGGGGAGATTCTACCGGCCCCCCGCGATATTTGGCGTAAGGCTTCACCCCAGGTAGCCTTCGGTCAAACCTTAGCTTGGGGACAGTATGTGGTGGGCCTGTTACTGGGACTGCTGGTGTTAACGCCGGTGTTTGGCTTGTCGCCGATTGCGGGAACCTTGATTGAGATTGGCTTTGAGGGGGGCCATGGAACAGCGGCGGGGATGGCGGAAACCTTGACGGAGTTGGGATTCCCGGAAGGGGGCGATTTGGCTCTGGGGTTGGCAACGATTGGCATTGTCTCGGGGATTGTCTCGGGGATTCTCCTGGCGAACTGGGGACGACGTAAGGGATTGATTCGCTCGGCTCGCCTGGAACCGGATACGGGGTCAGAAGTCTATGGCGTGACCCCGGAACATCCTGATATGGTGGCGGCTCGGGAGCGGTTAACCTCGGATTTGTTAGTGGACCCGATTTCGATAAATTTGGGCTTTGTGGGGTTGGCGGTGGCGGCGGGTTGGCTGATTTTAGAGGTGTTGAAAGCCTTTGAGAGGCTGACTTGGGGGGGAGAGGATGGCTTGACGGTGTTGGGCTATATTCCGCTGTTCCCGATGGCATTGGTGGGGGGGATTTTGGTGCAGTTGCTGTTGCGGCGGTTGCGGTTGGAGGCCTTGGTGATGCGATCGCTCATGGAGCGCATTGGCGGGGTGGCTCTGGATATTACGATTATTACGGCCCTGGCTTCGATTTCTCTGACGGCGTTGGGAGAGAACTTGGTTCCGTTTGCGCTGTTGGCCCTATTGGGGATTACCTGGAATGTGCTGGCGTTCATGTATTTGGCCCCGAGGATGTTGCCGGACTTTTGGTTTGAACGGGGGATTGGCGATGTGGGCCAGTCCATGGGAGTGACGGCGACGGGGATTTTGCTGTTGCGGATGGTGGACCCCCAGAACCGTTCGGGGGGGTTTGAGAGTTTTGCCTATAAGCAACTGTTTTTTGAGCCGATTGTCGGCGGGGGCTTGTTTACGGCGGCGGCTCCGGTGTTGGTGGTGCAGTTGGGGGCCGTGGGGACGTTGCTGCTAACGGGGGCGTTATTACTGTTTTGGTTGGCCTTTGGATTACTGGTGACGGGACGACGTCGTCGGCGATCGCTCCCAGAAACCTAA
- a CDS encoding type II toxin-antitoxin system VapC family toxin: MAKFVIDANVAIKWVLPEIYSDRALSLLDNDHDELLVPDFFFSEITNILWKRTQRGELTLEAADKKLSEIKQVDFAVFDSLDLVSQALATAVQVKQAVYDCVYLTLAIEHCCQMVTADERFINALRQGSSIDCVVWLGAVGEGGG, encoded by the coding sequence GTGGCTAAGTTCGTCATTGATGCCAATGTGGCGATTAAGTGGGTCTTGCCAGAGATCTACTCAGATCGAGCGTTGTCGCTTTTGGATAATGATCACGATGAGTTGCTGGTGCCGGATTTTTTCTTTTCGGAAATCACCAACATTCTCTGGAAGCGCACCCAACGGGGAGAGTTGACGCTAGAAGCGGCGGATAAAAAGTTGTCGGAAATCAAGCAGGTTGATTTTGCTGTGTTTGACTCCCTCGATCTGGTAAGTCAGGCGTTAGCAACGGCGGTGCAGGTGAAGCAGGCAGTCTATGACTGTGTTTATCTGACGTTGGCGATCGAGCATTGCTGTCAGATGGTGACGGCGGATGAGCGGTTTATTAATGCGTTGAGGCAGGGGTCAAGTATTGATTGTGTTGTGTGGTTGGGTGCAGTTGGTGAAGGTGGGGGTTGA
- a CDS encoding Uma2 family endonuclease, with translation MVAIPAGFSPEEYLQLEEQASTRHEFRCGLVYAMAGGSANHNRITINLLTAFNLHFTDDRCQFFSGDVKLNYAERFYYYPDAFVTCEPRDRDDPYIKRYPMLVAEVMSPSTLEFDRGSKFEDYRCLASLEEYVLISQEVRRVEVFSRGVEGWSSRVFGVGEQVVFESIGLEVAIGDLYRGTDVLA, from the coding sequence ATGGTTGCCATTCCTGCGGGTTTTAGTCCAGAGGAGTATTTACAGCTTGAGGAGCAAGCGTCAACTCGCCATGAGTTTCGCTGTGGTTTAGTGTACGCGATGGCGGGCGGTAGTGCCAATCATAATCGGATTACGATTAATCTATTGACGGCGTTTAATCTACATTTCACAGACGATCGCTGTCAGTTTTTTTCGGGGGATGTGAAGCTCAATTATGCAGAGCGTTTTTATTATTATCCCGATGCGTTTGTGACCTGCGAACCGCGCGATCGGGATGATCCGTATATCAAGCGTTATCCGATGTTAGTTGCAGAGGTGATGTCACCATCTACGTTGGAGTTTGATCGAGGAAGTAAGTTTGAGGATTATCGGTGTTTGGCGTCGTTGGAGGAGTATGTATTGATTTCGCAGGAGGTGCGGCGGGTGGAGGTGTTTAGCCGGGGTGTTGAGGGGTGGAGTTCGCGAGTGTTTGGTGTGGGGGAACAGGTGGTGTTTGAAAGTATTGGCTTAGAGGTGGCGATCGGGGATTTGTATCGGGGAACGGATGTTTTGGCGTAA
- the dusB gene encoding tRNA dihydrouridine synthase DusB, with amino-acid sequence MADSSLTPALRQKLAQPLQIGSVEVQSRVLQSPLSGVTDLVFRRLVRRHAPQSMMYTEMVQASSLQHLREVPQIMDVDPQEHPISIQLFDCRPDFLGEAAQIAVDQGSDTIDINMGCPVNKITRKGGGSSLLRQPKVAEAIVRAVVQVAGVPVSVKTRLGWSDEEINILEFAQRMQDAGAAMLTLHGRTRQQGYNGTAQWHWIRRVKEQLEIPVIANGDIVSVESAIRCLQETGADGVMCSRGTLGYPFLVGEIDHFLKTGEYLPPVSAVERLRCAKEHLQALGAYKGDRGIYQARKHLSWYCKGFPGANPLRDQLSRIESVQEGWELLDRTIAGLESHRGNSGMNANHNAG; translated from the coding sequence ATGGCTGACTCATCCCTAACCCCGGCCCTGCGCCAAAAACTCGCCCAACCTCTACAGATTGGTAGCGTCGAAGTCCAAAGTCGCGTCCTCCAATCGCCCCTATCCGGGGTCACCGATTTAGTCTTTCGCCGCCTGGTACGTCGCCACGCGCCCCAGTCCATGATGTACACGGAAATGGTGCAGGCGTCGAGTTTGCAACATCTGCGGGAGGTTCCCCAAATTATGGATGTGGACCCCCAGGAACATCCGATTAGTATTCAACTGTTTGACTGTCGCCCGGACTTCCTCGGAGAAGCGGCCCAGATTGCCGTGGATCAAGGCTCCGATACCATTGATATTAATATGGGCTGTCCCGTCAACAAAATTACCCGCAAAGGGGGCGGTTCTTCTCTATTACGTCAGCCTAAAGTAGCTGAAGCCATTGTCCGGGCCGTGGTGCAAGTGGCGGGAGTTCCGGTGAGCGTTAAAACTCGGCTGGGATGGTCTGATGAGGAGATTAATATTCTGGAGTTTGCTCAACGAATGCAGGATGCTGGGGCCGCGATGCTGACGTTACATGGACGCACTCGGCAACAGGGGTATAACGGAACCGCCCAATGGCATTGGATTCGCCGAGTTAAGGAACAACTGGAGATTCCCGTGATTGCTAATGGGGATATTGTCTCGGTGGAGTCGGCCATCCGCTGTTTGCAGGAAACTGGGGCCGATGGGGTGATGTGTTCTCGGGGAACCTTGGGCTATCCCTTCCTGGTGGGGGAAATTGACCATTTCCTGAAAACTGGGGAATATCTGCCCCCCGTGAGTGCGGTGGAGCGGCTTCGTTGTGCGAAGGAGCATTTACAGGCCTTGGGGGCCTATAAGGGCGATCGCGGCATCTATCAAGCTCGCAAACATTTATCCTGGTACTGTAAAGGCTTTCCTGGGGCCAATCCGCTACGGGATCAACTCAGCCGCATTGAGTCGGTACAGGAGGGTTGGGAGTTACTCGATCGCACCATTGCCGGACTCGAATCTCACAGAGGCAACTCAGGCATGAATGCGAATCACAATGCCGGTTAA
- a CDS encoding serine/threonine-protein phosphatase translates to MDHTSTDPPILPSNPAEVQVKTLAWATIATVSHIGKVRRENQDNFLVRPWPDESAILAVVADGMGGGRGGKRAAEITVNTFEALLEKPVPNSVSDRYQQLWNTLHQADEYIRAEGSMSFKLMGMGATAVVALITPNEMIHLYAGDSRLYHYRRDEFLYKTADHSVVRMLLELGRITEEDVATHPMRSLVSSCLGGREGTGDFSIDPKWNRDPCPQRELQIEDTLLLTSDGLHGHLSDAEIQGYLDEWSHSPGRFLQQLKERALADGGVDNLTGIVIRIHA, encoded by the coding sequence ATGGATCATACCTCCACTGACCCCCCTATCCTGCCCTCGAATCCCGCTGAGGTTCAGGTCAAAACCTTAGCCTGGGCCACCATCGCGACAGTATCTCATATTGGCAAGGTGCGGCGGGAAAATCAAGATAATTTCTTGGTCAGACCCTGGCCCGATGAGTCGGCGATTTTAGCGGTGGTGGCCGATGGAATGGGGGGCGGTCGTGGGGGAAAGCGGGCCGCTGAAATTACGGTCAATACCTTTGAGGCCTTGCTAGAGAAACCGGTTCCTAATTCGGTGAGCGATCGCTATCAACAACTTTGGAACACGCTGCATCAAGCGGATGAATATATTCGCGCCGAAGGGTCCATGAGTTTTAAACTGATGGGGATGGGGGCGACGGCCGTGGTGGCCCTGATTACCCCCAACGAGATGATTCATCTCTACGCGGGGGACAGTCGCCTTTATCATTACCGTCGCGATGAGTTTCTCTATAAAACCGCAGACCATTCCGTGGTGCGGATGCTGTTGGAACTCGGGCGAATTACGGAGGAGGATGTAGCCACCCATCCCATGCGATCGCTCGTGAGTTCCTGTCTGGGGGGACGAGAGGGGACTGGTGATTTTAGTATTGATCCTAAATGGAATCGTGACCCCTGTCCGCAACGAGAGTTACAAATCGAGGATACGCTCCTACTGACGAGTGACGGCTTACATGGCCATCTCTCGGATGCTGAGATTCAGGGGTATTTAGACGAGTGGAGTCATTCTCCTGGGAGGTTCTTGCAGCAGTTAAAGGAACGGGCCCTGGCTGACGGCGGGGTGGATAATTTAACCGGCATTGTGATTCGCATTCATGCCTGA